The following are encoded together in the Opitutales bacterium genome:
- a CDS encoding sulfatase-like hydrolase/transferase — protein sequence MNPIQKPNILLIMTDQQSADALGHKIEGGFLDTPALDLLSRESLAFENAYCAHPLCVPSRNSLFTGRYPHKIGVMVNNDSKKDLSSVPCMGKVLTDAGYDTGYVGKWHLCYSAGRHADIHGFRYVDNIRSNGADAHNVDAAVKFLDEERSDPFFLVASFNNPHNICEWARSPETGAFPDIDVGSPPHLSDRPPLRSNHSDQHGRPQILADLREAYQATNTFPVGHFGEEEWRAYRWAYYRMVESIDREIGRLLEELQRRGLAENTVVVFTSDHGDMQGAHGWNQKTTLYDESTKVPFMIRWPGVVEPGESKALIQNGIDLMPTLCAAAGVQLSEDYPGVDVLGLNSENDREFIVSETCFAQGADLGSSDAKVDGRMLRTERYKYCAYRAPTSDDLEESLTDLHEDPGEMLNLLASDTGGSLSSILDEHRRLLKTHCESQGDAFFDRRH from the coding sequence GTGAATCCTATCCAAAAGCCCAATATCCTTCTCATCATGACCGACCAACAGAGCGCAGATGCTCTAGGTCACAAAATAGAAGGAGGGTTTTTGGATACACCCGCACTGGATCTTTTATCCCGAGAGAGCCTTGCCTTTGAGAACGCGTATTGCGCGCACCCGCTCTGCGTTCCATCACGCAATTCCCTTTTTACTGGGCGCTACCCCCATAAGATCGGGGTGATGGTAAACAATGATTCCAAGAAGGATCTCTCTTCGGTGCCCTGCATGGGTAAAGTCCTAACGGACGCTGGCTATGATACGGGTTATGTCGGAAAATGGCACCTGTGTTACTCTGCCGGGAGGCATGCAGACATACACGGGTTTCGTTACGTCGATAATATCAGGTCTAACGGCGCCGATGCACACAATGTAGACGCGGCCGTTAAGTTTCTGGACGAGGAACGATCTGATCCGTTTTTCTTGGTCGCCTCGTTTAACAATCCGCACAACATTTGTGAATGGGCACGCTCTCCTGAGACAGGTGCTTTCCCTGATATCGATGTTGGATCACCACCACATCTTTCAGATCGTCCCCCCCTTAGGTCTAATCACTCAGACCAGCATGGACGGCCTCAGATTTTGGCAGATTTGCGAGAAGCGTATCAGGCGACGAATACATTTCCTGTGGGTCATTTTGGGGAAGAAGAGTGGCGAGCTTATCGCTGGGCGTATTATCGTATGGTCGAATCGATTGATCGCGAAATCGGCCGTCTTCTTGAGGAGCTTCAGCGTCGTGGTTTAGCGGAGAACACCGTGGTGGTATTTACTTCGGACCATGGCGATATGCAGGGAGCCCATGGATGGAATCAAAAAACGACATTGTACGACGAGTCTACGAAAGTTCCCTTCATGATCCGTTGGCCCGGTGTGGTAGAACCTGGTGAGAGTAAAGCTTTGATACAAAATGGTATCGATCTCATGCCGACTCTCTGTGCGGCAGCGGGCGTTCAACTATCGGAAGACTATCCAGGCGTCGACGTTCTCGGTTTGAATTCGGAGAATGATCGAGAGTTTATCGTATCTGAGACCTGCTTTGCTCAAGGCGCGGACCTGGGCAGTTCAGATGCGAAAGTTGACGGGCGTATGCTGCGAACTGAACGTTACAAATATTGTGCCTATCGCGCGCCGACCTCGGATGATCTAGAGGAGTCTCTAACAGATCTTCATGAAGACCCAGGTGAGATGCTTAACTTGTTGGCGAGTGATACCGGAGGGAGTCTATCTTCAATCTTAGATGAACACCGCCGACTTTTGAAAACGCATTGTGAATCACAGGGAGATGCTTTTTTTGACAGACGGCATTGA
- the galE gene encoding UDP-glucose 4-epimerase GalE, producing MKVLVVGGAGYIGSHCVKQLECAGHTPVVLDNLVYGHRAAVSPEIPFYTVNLGDTAAVGEILKREAIDVVMHFAAYAYVGESVTDPRKYYHNNVVATLGLLDAMLDAGVKRFVFSSTCATYGEPDKLPITEDTPQSPINPYGQTKLDMEFTLKNYARAYGLSFAAFRYFNAAGAAAGGEIGEHHDPETHLIPLVFDAAMGRRENIKIFGTDYPTPDGTCLRDYVHVDDLSRAHIAVFDKLPEPSVALFYNLGTGKPASVREVITAVERVTGKTVPVVETERRAGDPPALYADNSKAVSELGWEIEFDDIEAIVASAWEWHAAHPDGFRA from the coding sequence ATGAAAGTGCTAGTCGTCGGCGGAGCTGGGTATATCGGGAGTCATTGTGTGAAGCAGCTGGAATGTGCGGGGCACACGCCTGTGGTCTTGGACAATTTAGTCTACGGGCATCGTGCGGCGGTGAGTCCCGAGATTCCTTTCTACACGGTAAATCTAGGCGACACGGCTGCAGTGGGGGAGATTTTGAAGCGGGAGGCGATCGATGTGGTGATGCACTTCGCGGCTTATGCTTACGTAGGCGAATCGGTTACCGATCCGCGCAAGTATTATCACAACAACGTCGTTGCGACGCTCGGTCTGCTAGATGCGATGTTAGACGCAGGGGTGAAGCGTTTTGTCTTTTCTTCGACCTGTGCCACCTATGGTGAGCCGGACAAGCTCCCGATTACTGAGGATACGCCGCAGTCGCCGATCAATCCGTACGGGCAGACCAAGTTGGATATGGAGTTTACGCTCAAGAATTACGCTCGAGCCTATGGGTTGAGCTTTGCGGCGTTCCGCTATTTTAATGCTGCGGGTGCAGCTGCAGGCGGAGAAATCGGAGAGCACCATGATCCTGAAACACACCTCATTCCGTTGGTGTTTGATGCCGCGATGGGACGCCGGGAAAATATCAAGATTTTCGGAACGGATTATCCGACGCCCGATGGCACCTGTTTGCGTGATTATGTGCATGTCGACGACCTGTCCCGTGCACATATCGCGGTCTTTGATAAACTTCCCGAGCCAAGCGTGGCTCTGTTTTATAATCTCGGCACGGGTAAGCCAGCTTCAGTTCGTGAGGTGATAACCGCAGTGGAACGGGTAACTGGGAAAACGGTACCGGTGGTCGAAACCGAACGCCGTGCTGGTGACCCGCCAGCGTTGTATGCTGATAATTCTAAGGCGGTCAGCGAGCTGGGGTGGGAAATTGAATTTGATGACATCGAAGCGATCGTCGCTTCTGCCTGGGAATGGCACGCGGCTCATCCCGATGGGTTTCGAGCCTAG
- a CDS encoding flagellin — translation MSMVINTNTGASTAANNLNSSSAMFRKSLARLSSGSKIASPSDDAGGLAVSMKMTAAINRTQKVNENIQNSISFLQTQDGALKTATNILDRISELKVMYDDVTKSADDKANYDSEFTELVAQLNNLDDEQFNGVNLFAAADGALSVATTETGGGAVTISQADFNQASSDVATITAASSLTSVTVTNVTDAIQEVATQRAVNGAQTSRLQFASETLNTNKVNLEAANSRIIDTDIAAESTAFAKYNILVQSGTAMLAQANSSQQSALRLLG, via the coding sequence ATGTCGATGGTAATCAATACAAACACCGGTGCATCTACTGCAGCGAATAACCTCAACTCCAGCAGTGCCATGTTCAGGAAGAGCTTGGCACGGTTGTCTAGCGGTTCAAAAATCGCATCACCCTCCGATGACGCGGGCGGTCTTGCGGTTTCTATGAAGATGACTGCAGCCATTAACCGGACACAAAAGGTTAATGAAAACATTCAGAACTCTATCTCGTTCCTGCAAACACAGGACGGTGCTCTGAAGACTGCTACAAACATCCTCGATCGGATATCTGAGCTCAAGGTCATGTATGATGACGTCACCAAGTCAGCTGACGACAAGGCCAATTATGACTCAGAGTTCACCGAACTGGTAGCTCAACTCAACAACCTGGACGACGAGCAGTTCAACGGCGTTAACCTCTTTGCCGCGGCAGACGGGGCACTCAGTGTTGCAACAACTGAAACAGGCGGAGGAGCAGTCACCATCTCCCAAGCTGACTTCAATCAAGCAAGCTCTGATGTAGCCACCATCACTGCGGCAAGCTCTCTGACCAGCGTCACGGTCACGAACGTGACAGATGCCATTCAGGAAGTAGCCACTCAGCGCGCTGTGAACGGAGCGCAGACATCACGTCTGCAATTCGCTTCAGAGACCCTGAACACAAACAAGGTTAACCTCGAAGCTGCAAATAGCCGTATCATCGATACGGACATCGCGGCGGAGTCGACAGCGTTTGCTAAGTATAACATCCTAGTTCAGTCTGGAACTGCGATGCTTGCCCAAGCGAACTCAAGCCAACAGAGCGCTCTGAGACTACTCGGATAA
- a CDS encoding flagellin, with protein MSMVINTNAAASTAANNLNTSNAMFKRSLARLSSGQKISSPADDAGGLAVSMKMTAAINRTQKVNENIQNSISFLQTQDGALKTATNILDRISELKTMFSDVTKSADDKANYDTEFTELKAQLNNLDDEQFNGVNLFAAADGALTVATTETGGGAVTVSQADFNQASSDVATITAAASLANVTVTNVTDAIQEVATQRAVNGAQTSRLQFASQTLNTNKVNLEAANSRIADTDIAAESTAFARYNILVQSGTAMLAQANSSQQSALRLLG; from the coding sequence ATGTCGATGGTAATCAACACGAATGCCGCTGCCTCTACAGCAGCGAACAACCTCAACACAAGCAACGCTATGTTCAAGCGTAGCTTAGCTCGTCTGTCTAGTGGACAGAAAATCAGCTCCCCAGCCGATGATGCCGGTGGACTCGCAGTATCCATGAAAATGACTGCTGCCATTAACCGGACTCAAAAGGTCAACGAGAACATTCAGAACTCTATCTCATTCCTGCAGACTCAGGACGGAGCACTGAAAACCGCAACCAACATCCTCGACCGGATCTCGGAGTTGAAGACTATGTTCTCAGACGTCACTAAGTCAGCCGATGACAAGGCCAACTATGATACTGAGTTCACTGAGTTAAAGGCTCAGCTCAACAATCTAGATGACGAGCAATTCAACGGGGTTAACCTGTTCGCTGCTGCTGATGGAGCACTCACGGTAGCCACCACTGAAACAGGTGGGGGCGCAGTCACCGTCTCACAAGCTGACTTTAATCAAGCCAGCTCAGATGTGGCCACGATTACCGCAGCTGCTTCATTAGCTAATGTCACCGTGACCAACGTCACAGACGCGATCCAGGAAGTCGCGACTCAACGCGCCGTAAATGGTGCGCAGACCTCACGCCTCCAGTTCGCTTCACAGACCCTCAACACGAACAAGGTCAATCTCGAAGCCGCGAATAGCCGTATCGCTGATACAGATATCGCCGCTGAATCTACCGCGTTCGCCCGATACAACATCCTGGTCCAGTCTGGAACCGCGATGCTTGCTCAGGCGAACTCGAGCCAACAGAGCGCTCTGAGACTTCTCGGATAA
- a CDS encoding flagellin, whose amino-acid sequence MSMVINTNVGASVGANNLNGSTKMFQKSLARLSSGSKIVSPSDDAGGLAVSLKITAALNRTKKVKENLMNSISFLQTQDGALKTATNILDRISELKVMYDDVTKSSEDKSNYDSEFTELVAQLNNLDDEEFNGVNLFAAADGALSVATTEQGGGSIIISQADFNQASSNVATVTGTSSLTSITVTNITDAIQEVATQRAVNGAQVSRLQFAIDTLSTNSLNLEAANSRIKDTDVAEESTAFARYNILVQSGTAMLAQANSSQQSALRLLG is encoded by the coding sequence ATTTCCATGGTAATCAACACAAACGTCGGCGCATCAGTCGGCGCAAATAACCTGAACGGGAGCACCAAAATGTTCCAAAAGAGCCTAGCACGGCTCTCAAGTGGATCAAAAATCGTCAGCCCATCTGACGATGCTGGTGGCCTAGCAGTATCACTCAAGATCACTGCTGCACTCAACAGAACGAAAAAGGTAAAGGAAAACCTCATGAACTCCATCTCCTTCCTGCAGACGCAGGACGGAGCGCTGAAGACAGCAACAAATATACTCGATCGTATCTCCGAGCTAAAAGTGATGTATGATGACGTCACCAAAAGCTCAGAGGACAAATCAAATTACGATTCAGAGTTTACGGAGCTTGTCGCTCAGCTGAATAACCTCGACGACGAGGAGTTCAACGGAGTCAACCTATTCGCAGCCGCAGATGGAGCTCTATCTGTCGCGACTACCGAACAAGGAGGAGGTAGCATCATCATATCTCAGGCCGACTTCAACCAGGCCAGTTCTAACGTAGCGACCGTAACGGGCACCAGCTCACTGACTAGCATCACGGTGACGAACATCACCGACGCTATTCAGGAAGTAGCCACACAACGTGCGGTGAACGGTGCCCAGGTATCCCGCCTACAATTCGCGATCGATACGCTGTCAACCAACAGCCTGAATCTCGAAGCCGCGAATAGTCGAATAAAGGATACTGATGTAGCCGAGGAATCTACAGCATTCGCTCGATACAACATCCTCGTTCAGTCAGGCACAGCGATGCTCGCTCAGGCCAACTCGTCCCAGCAGTCTGCCCTCCGGCTCCTCGGGTAG
- a CDS encoding flagellin, translated as MSLVINTNSAASAAALNLSHSNQSLQKSLARLSSGSKIVSPADDAGGLAVSLKITATINRTKALKNNLQNSISFLQTQDGALKNAAQILDRMSELRIMAEDVAKSSTDISNYNAEFTELQDQLTNLTNEEFNGVNLFVNGGNTLSTIVTEGGGQTVDLSQADLAGTTNTITSAAGITSLTVTDVVTAIEDVATMRAVNGATSSRINFSIDMLSVNSINLEAANSRIKDTDVAEESTMFARYNILVQSGTAMLAQANSSSEAALRLLG; from the coding sequence ATGTCACTAGTAATTAATACTAATTCGGCGGCCAGCGCGGCAGCCCTTAATCTAAGTCACTCAAATCAAAGTCTACAGAAGAGCCTGGCTCGTTTATCCAGCGGCTCAAAAATCGTTTCACCAGCCGATGATGCTGGAGGCCTCGCAGTCAGCCTAAAGATCACTGCGACAATTAACCGCACCAAAGCGCTTAAAAATAACCTGCAGAACAGTATTTCGTTCCTGCAGACTCAGGATGGTGCATTGAAAAACGCGGCTCAGATCCTAGATCGGATGTCTGAATTGCGAATAATGGCAGAGGATGTCGCAAAAAGTAGCACAGACATCTCAAACTATAACGCAGAGTTCACCGAACTTCAGGATCAGCTCACCAACCTGACTAACGAGGAGTTCAATGGCGTGAATCTCTTCGTGAATGGTGGAAACACGCTATCCACCATTGTTACCGAAGGTGGTGGTCAAACTGTTGATTTGAGTCAGGCAGACCTCGCCGGCACGACAAACACCATCACATCAGCGGCCGGAATTACATCGCTCACAGTGACGGATGTTGTCACCGCCATCGAAGATGTAGCCACAATGCGAGCAGTGAACGGCGCGACTTCGAGCCGCATCAATTTCTCGATCGATATGCTATCGGTCAATTCAATCAATCTGGAGGCTGCGAACAGCAGGATTAAAGACACGGATGTCGCCGAAGAATCCACAATGTTCGCCAGGTATAATATCCTGGTTCAGTCGGGCACCGCCATGCTGGCACAGGCCAACTCATCTTCAGAGGCCGCACTCCGGCTCCTTGGATAA
- a CDS encoding RNA-binding S4 domain-containing protein: MPSQTKKLRIDKWLWAVRIFKTRSLATDACKGGHVKLEGQRLKPSHCVKIGEIYSVERAGNALTIEVAGLLEKRLSASQVAPFLIDHTPPAPPKTEKLDRDFPHLMRPRGAGRPTKKERREIDSFFG; this comes from the coding sequence ATACCTAGTCAGACAAAAAAGCTCCGCATAGACAAGTGGCTTTGGGCAGTCCGTATTTTCAAGACAAGATCCTTAGCGACCGATGCCTGCAAAGGGGGTCATGTAAAACTTGAGGGACAGCGACTCAAACCTTCCCATTGCGTAAAAATAGGTGAGATATATTCCGTCGAGCGAGCGGGAAACGCACTCACGATTGAGGTAGCCGGATTACTTGAAAAGCGGCTTTCCGCCTCTCAGGTGGCCCCGTTCCTTATAGACCACACGCCCCCCGCGCCTCCGAAGACCGAAAAGCTTGACCGCGATTTTCCTCACCTAATGCGGCCCAGAGGCGCCGGACGCCCCACCAAGAAAGAACGCCGCGAAATCGACTCTTTTTTCGGATAG